GGGGGCTCCACACCACTCTCAGGAATGGCATCGGGGGCATTCTGGAGCTCCCTGAGGGAGGACCTGGCCATCAGGACGCCGACGGTCACAGGGGCCAATGAGGTGGGCAGATGTTGCCAGCCACAGACAAGCCCTCAAGAGGCTCATTCCCAACCCCAGCTAAAGGGCCACCTGTACCAGGAGCACAGGGACAACTGCTGACCCAGGAGCCCTCGGCTGAGAGGGGAGTGCTTCCAGGACAGGACTAGCTCCATGGGCTCCCCTAGAACATGCAGGCAGGTGCAGCTCCTTCAGCCCAGAGAGGTAACACAGTGGCTTGTCTGGATTTGGGACACATGCATTCAACCATGCCATCCAACCATGAGCAGGGCCTGCGCAGCCTGCCCCTGCACTGCTTACCACGTGCAGGAGTGCTGCTGTGTCACTGCACAGCTAGGGCACTGGGCATGGCAGGAGCACGGGAgggccccctccccccatccaGGCCAGTCCCAAGCAGGGGGAACACCACATCCACCCCGGACACTTCCCACCACAAACGCCTTTTTTACCAAGACCCTGGCCTTACCTGGTGGCTTCCGAGAGCTTCCGATGTATCTCCTCATACATATCCACATTGAAGGTCCTCTGCACGAAGGAAAGGGCCATCTTCAGGGCTTCCACCCGCAGTGGGGGGCAGTGGTCAGCAATGAACTGCAGCCGCTCAATGCGCATCAGCCCACTGTAGCTAGCTGCATACTGCTCCAGATCCTAGCACAGGAGTGAGAAGAAAGCAAACAGAGGGTTGGACAGTGCATAATAAGGCAAGGTCCCATATCTCAAGCCCAGAGACAGCAGACAGAGAAGTCTGACTGTCCACAACAGGCACTGGACCTGATGGTACTGAGACCACTGGGTAGGTGGAGATCTCATGGTAGAGCTCTGCACCTCATGGCACTTATTAGTACTGGACTGGACTGAGCAGCCAACGGCATTTAACAGGCTGAGTCTCCCTGGAGATGAGACTCAACAGTCAGGGCTACTCCAGGTGGGTGAGAAGTGGGTGCAGGATGTCAGGCTAGGCTGAGAACCCAACATAAATGAGTGACAGAAAGCTGAAGAGTCTCCCAGTTCAGAGAAAGACCAGAAAAGTCACGGAAAAGCATCAGTCTGCCTACAGAGCAGACTGCAGTGGGACTCTGGCCTGGACACCCAGCAGGACTGCGATGGCCTCTCCCCGGCTGGGCTCTGTACCAGGGTGGGGTTCTCCACCACGTAGTTGACATCAGGCGCATTCTGGGGATCCTCCTGGGGGTCCACATCAATCTGCATGGGCTCCACAGCCCCCTGTAACATAGGTCAGGCATCTTAGGCACCTTCAGCTCTCAGGTCCTTCAAGACATAGCAGCACCACTCCCCGACCAGTgctgccctccccagcccctgctcgaCGGAGCTCAAAAGAAGCCCCTTGGCTGGTGGCTGCCCAGGTTTGAGGGGGAAAGCAGACATCAGGTGGGCTTGTGTTCCCAGCCACCGCCTTCaccccagaggcaggaggacccccaGAGGCTCTGTCCTGAACAGCCACACGGAGGTGAGGGCAGCctcagggggagggagaaagggatcATCGGGTGGCGCAGGGCCTGGCGGGCACCTCGGAGAGCAGCGTGCAGGCCGACAGGCTGACGCTCAGGCTGCAGTCCCCGGCCGTGCCAGGCCGCAGGTCGGAGGCCGACGAGGAGGCCGAGCTGGGCGCAGGGCTGCCCGGCATCGCGACCTGACCGCAGCCCGCCCGGCCGCCGGCCGAGGAGCGTTGGCgcagggcagaggaggggccgGGTCGAGCGCAGCCCGCGCGGCCAGTCCACGTTGCGCGCGGAGCCTCAGCCCGGCAGCCTCCCGCCCTCCTCGTCCTCCCCGCGGCCTCCCGTCCTCCCCGCGGCCGCTCCATCGTCCTCGAGGCCTCCCGCCCTCCTTCCCGGGGCCTCCTCGTCCTCCCCGCGGCCCCGGGGCCTCCTCGTCCTCCCCGGGACCTCTCGTCCTCCCCGCGGCCTCCCGCCTTCCTCGCGGCCCCAGGCCTGGAGGGCGCGGGCGCGGCCTCGGCTCATCACCTGCAGGTTAAACACCTGAACCGGCAGCGGCATCTTCCACCACCCCGCCGCGGCGCGCCGTCCACTTCCGGGGCGACGCGGCTGCCGCTTCCGGGTCGCAGGGCGGGGCTGGGCGCGGGCCACTCTTAAAGGGGCCGTGGGCCACGCCAGCCGGTCCCCGGCGCCGGGGTCGCGGCGGCCGCATGAGCCGCGCGCGGGGCGCGCTGTGCCGGGCCTGCCTCGCGCTGGCCGCGGCCCTGGCtgcgctgctgctgctgccgctgccgctgccgctgccACACGCGCCCGCCCCGGCCCCGGGCCCCGGCCCGACCCGCGCCGCTCCCCGCCTGCGGCCCGACGACGTCTTCATCGCCGTCAAGACCACCCGGAAGAACCACGGGCCGCGCCTGCGGCTCCTGCTGCGCACCTGGATCTCGCGGGCCCGCCGGCAGGTGCGCGCCCCGCCGCGCCCTCGGCTCGCCGCCGCAGCTGCGCGCCCGCCTGCGCCGGCCCCGGGCGCGGGCGCCTCACGGCTCCTCTCTCCCGCAGACGTTCATCTTCACCGACGGAGACGACCCCGAGCTCCAGCTGCTGGGAGGTGAGCGCGCCCTGCGTCGGTGCTGCCGCGCGTCGCCCGGTGTCACGCGTCCCTCGACCGGGTCCAGCCCCAGCCGCCCGTGGCAGGAGCTGAGGCACTGGCCAGGTCACACGCCAGCAGAGGGAACAGCCAGGACGCCCACCCGCCGGCCAGCGCCCGGGGCCCCGTGTTGCCGGCCAGGTTCTGTTCCCCCGCCACTACCACTGCCACTGCTAGGTTTCCCGGGGCCCCTGGCCAGTGCCACGTCCTCTCCCCGGCAGGGAACTTCCCTTTCAGGTCTGGTCAGGGCTGCCCCTCCGCGAACCGTTTCCACTGCTGGACTCCCAAGGGCCGGTTATGTGTTCAGTCCCAGCTGAGCAAGGCTGAGCTCGGGCTGCATCTGGACGTGGGCCGGGCGGCCGGGCACCGAGCTCTGGCCTCGACCTCAGGGGTAGGCTGGGCGTCCACCCTCCACTTCCCCTCTGCCAACTCAGCAGGCGGCCGCGTCGTCAACACCAACTGCTCGGCCCTGCGAACCCGCCAGGCGCTCTGCTGCAAGATGTCCGTGGAGTACGACAAGTTCATCGAGTCAGGTCGCAAGTAGGCGGTGGTGTCCCCCCCCCAACCCAGGGTGAATGGTGGGGGCCCTCTCAGCCACCAGCCCCGTGTCCACCACTGCCCTCCCTGCAGGTGGTTCTGCCACGTGGATGATGACAACTACGTGAACCCCGAGGGCTTGCTGCATTTGCTGTCCGCCTTCTCTCCCAGCCAGGACGTCTACCTGGGCAGGCCCAGCCTGGACCACCCCATCGAGGCCACCGAGAGGGTTCCTGGAGGCGGCACTGTAGGTGATGGGGCAGATGGCCTGAGGATGGCGCTGGGGGtcagggctgaggagctctctCCTGGGTGGTCTGACCAGAGCTTCCTGTCTCTAGGTGACCACAGGCAAGTTCTGGTTTGCCACTGGTGGGGCCGGGTTTTGCCTGAGCAGGGGCCTTGCTCTCAAGATGAGCCCGTGGGCCAGGTGAGTAGGGGCCCAGCTGCTGGTCCTGGGAGGCGGCGGGATGGGGGTGAGGGCTGAAGCAGCTGACCAGCCTTCCCCGCAGCTTGGGCAGCTTCATGAGCACTGCTGAGCGGGTGCGGCTGCCGGATGACTGCACCGTGGGCTATATCGTGGAGGGGCTGCTGGGTGCTCGCCTGCTGCACAGCTCCCTCTTCCACTCCCACCTGGAGAACCTGCAGAGGCTGCCTCCCGAGGCCGTGCTCCAGCAGGTAGGCCCTGGGCTCCCTGGCGCCTCAGCGGGCGCTCCTGCCCCTGGACCTGCCCCACCCTCCTCCATCACCCTGGCTGGCCAGCCCACCACCCAGGTGCTCTCCCAGCTGAGCAGCAGTACAGGGCTCAGCCTTGGGACTTCTGTGTGGTGGGGGGGACCCTGGCCAGGTCATTTT
This window of the Ictidomys tridecemlineatus isolate mIctTri1 chromosome 3, mIctTri1.hap1, whole genome shotgun sequence genome carries:
- the Rfng gene encoding beta-1,3-N-acetylglucosaminyltransferase radical fringe isoform X2; protein product: MSRARGALCRACLALAAALAALLLLPLPLPLPHAPAPAPGPGPTRAAPRLRPDDVFIAVKTTRKNHGPRLRLLLRTWISRARRQTFIFTDGDDPELQLLGAGGRVVNTNCSALRTRQALCCKMSVEYDKFIESGRKWFCHVDDDNYVNPEGLLHLLSAFSPSQDVYLGRPSLDHPIEATERVPGGGTVTTGKFWFATGGAGFCLSRGLALKMSPWASLGSFMSTAERVRLPDDCTVGYIVEGLLGARLLHSSLFHSHLENLQRLPPEAVLQQVTLSYGGPENPHNVVNVAGGFSLQQDPTRFKSVHCLLYPDTDWCPMQRRGDLSSR
- the Rfng gene encoding beta-1,3-N-acetylglucosaminyltransferase radical fringe isoform X3 translates to MSRARGALCRACLALAAALAALLLLPLPLPLPHAPAPAPGPGPTRAAPRLRPDDVFIAVKTTRKNHGPRLRLLLRTWISRARRQTFIFTDGDDPELQLLGGGRVVNTNCSALRTRQALCCKMSVEYDKFIESGRKWFCHVDDDNYVNPEGLLHLLSAFSPSQDVYLGRPSLDHPIEATERVPGGGTVTTGKFWFATGGAGFCLSRGLALKMSPWASLGSFMSTAERVRLPDDCTVGYIVEGLLGARLLHSSLFHSHLENLQRLPPEAVLQQVTLSYGGPENPHNVVNVAGGFSLQQDPTRFKSVHCLLYPDTDWCPMQRRGDLSSR
- the Rfng gene encoding beta-1,3-N-acetylglucosaminyltransferase radical fringe isoform X1 translates to MSRARGALCRACLALAAALAALLLLPLPLPLPHAPAPAPGPGPTRAAPRLRPDDVFIAVKTTRKNHGPRLRLLLRTWISRARRQTFIFTDGDDPELQLLGGERALRRCCRASPGVTRPSTGSSPSRPWQELRHWPGHTPAEGTARTPTRRPAPGAPCCRPGGRVVNTNCSALRTRQALCCKMSVEYDKFIESGRKWFCHVDDDNYVNPEGLLHLLSAFSPSQDVYLGRPSLDHPIEATERVPGGGTVTTGKFWFATGGAGFCLSRGLALKMSPWASLGSFMSTAERVRLPDDCTVGYIVEGLLGARLLHSSLFHSHLENLQRLPPEAVLQQVTLSYGGPENPHNVVNVAGGFSLQQDPTRFKSVHCLLYPDTDWCPMQRRGDLSSR